In Theileria annulata chromosome 3, complete sequence, *** SEQUENCING IN PROGRESS ***, the sequence AGGCTTAGATTCCATCACTAGGAAATTACTTGACTCTTTGACTAACAAATATGAAATCTTAAGTGATCAGACTATTGCGATTTTATCAAACTCTGTGGCTCAATATGGCAGAGATGAAAATGGTACATTATCTGTTCTGGCTCCTATTATAACCTTGAGACTTAGAAAAGGTTGTTTCACTCCTCAATGTATTGCTCAAATCTCAAATGGCTGTGCTAAACTTAATTTTCGGGATTTTGAACTCTTTTCTGCACTCTCACAACGAGTTTTAATGAATGTTCACGAGTTCCCTCCAAGATCTCTGgctaatattttaaacgCCTTCAGCaaactaaatatatttaacaaCCAGTTATTTACTAGTCTTATACCTCAATTTGAGTCTAATCTTAACCTAATGACTCCTCAATGTATTGGTAATACCATCAACGCCTATAGCAAGTTCTCATTACAATTAAATATCAATTTACTAGTCTCATTTTTCAACAAAATGGTCCTGGAAAtgattaatttcaatagTTTCGACTCATTCATAGGACAAAATTATGCTAACATATTCTCTGGTATAACTAAAGtatatatagaatatattaaatctaTCAATACAAACAACAGTATAGAAAGCTCTAGTACTGGGAATTCTAATACAGGGACCACTAGTGAAGTGAATTCTAATATAGGGACCATTGGTATAGACACATCCCTTGTAGACAACACTAGTATGGACACATCCGTTATAGACAATACTGGTATAGACACCTCCAGTTCAGACCTCACTAGTACAAAGAATTCtaatatgaattatattgaatatgaacaaaatattacaaGTGAATATTTgagaaaattattaatattattattcagAAAGATGTATGAATCTATATTGGAGAAATTTGATGAGTTTAATCATTTGGAtgttttaatgattttCAATTCCATGGCACGATTTCAAATATATGACAAGATtttaattgaaaaattattagaaaagTTAAAGATTTTTATGGAAAAATATAAGATCTTTGaacttaataatattgtaaatagttgttccaaatttattactaaaGATCTAAAAACATTTCCAGATTCAAATACCACATTAATACaatacaattttaaaaatacaattaataatttaaataataatataataaatagtaatataataaatagtaatataataaatagtaataaaataataaatagtaataaaatatttaagaatataattGATTTGAAAAATGTTGGTATTATTTTTGGTATCAGCAATGATATTTTCATTACTGATGTTATTAATGAAGTTTTAATATTGGATTATTATAAACTATTTTTAgatcatttaattattaaattacaaGAGAATAGATTGAGGGAATAGATTAAAGGAATAGATTAAAGGAATAATTTGAGGGAATagattaaataataattattagatttattttcaatccgttatttttaaaaaatgtaatgaaaatattaaataaatgaaaaaattaactaaatcTAAATACTAAATTGTACTACCAAAATTGCTTCTCCAAAGGGAACTAATGTTACTACTTGTATTATGAGATCTATAGGTACTAGGTTCGAATCCTGGTCCCTTAAAACTAATACTATATCTAAGGGTACTGTTAGTGGTACTATTGGTAGCAGTGGTACtagacaccgtaacgtagaatattattaagaaattaaattaaatcattaatattattaatattgattaAAACATCTtcatattcatttaatatttgtaaattatcaGAATCGGATGGAATTCCAATAACATTAAcaactaaataaatttattaatttgaaacttacatttatatttactCTTGATTTTATCTTTAAGTATATGATAATCATTAGATTTAGATTCCCAACCATATcttataattatatcaGAACcatttgaaatatatttaaacaaaGGATCAGAAGTATTTGGAATTAAGTTAGAATTCattttatgaaatttatgatttaattttggaaatgtaaatttacgaaatttaaaaaatggtGGCTTTCTACTTATTCTTCTAAATCCATACTCATGTGGTATAAATTTAGGTAAATACCAAACATGTTTACCATCATATCtaatcaaatataaataaaataaaataaaataattaaagatttaaattaaattataattaatgaatttaattattaatgaataaatttgaaataaaatgtgtaagaaaaattttgaataaaaattaccttttaaatattaaagtattattccattgtttaaaattactaatagtaattttatttctaatttgTATACAagttaatgaatttaataacattaataataataaatataatatgtgggaatcattattaatgttttttattaaatgtacatataaacttattaatattaataaatattataattttaataattattccaattttaacaattttactaatagaattaattattttaatggaataaataattctagTAGACCAAATCTGTATAGTGgactaaataatattaatggaataaatttgtataaaagaaattttataaatttaaaatttagaaataattcagataatacaaatgttaaagatattttcaaatattatactaaaAATGAAGTTATTACTCTTTTTTTACAACCACttgttattaatattatttacattttaatattatggaatcttttcaaatatacttgtaatattaaaaatgtaaaatttcttacaattaattctattttttcacaatttttattttaatttattaattaattttaatttttttgaattaattttaatttttagattgatgattttataaagaaaattaaatggattaaagaataatattttacattataatatatattaacataaattagatgaatatattgaaaattagattattttatgaattagaataattagattgaaaattagattattttatgaattagaataattagATTGAAAATTggattatttaatgaaaaataatttttgatgtattttattaattaatttgattttaaattgtataataatatcaatattatttaattcttgTAAAATATCTTCAATACCCAATtctttcattattaaacaatttggtatataatttgataatttcaataataattccattatatttattatataatcattatcatttatatatttcatattctattaaattataaataaataatttttgtaattaaataaaattttgtaaataaatgtgtaattaaataaatttgaagaatttaCTGGTAATAAAATTGGTATTAATTCTTGTCCAATttttattgataatttacgattcattattaattttttaatacaaaataatatcTAAACATTTTTTTAACTTAATATCTACTGTAGAGGTAACTACTCCCTAGAGGTATATAACCCCGGAAAGAGAGCTAAATAACACTTTTACTAatatgggaaagggagctaattctatgggtatAGAGTGTACTACTATTAATCTTCTAACTACTCCTTCTTCTAACTACTGTACTTAACTaccccttatatacctcttaactaccccttaactaccccttatatacctcttaactaccccttaactacctcTTAGACTAATTAATACTCTAAGTTACTAATGAGAAATTTACATGATTAAATTGTTGTATAGTTCCTTTAAGATTAATATATGCATATAACATTGTATCAAGtatatattcaattctATAATCATCATTACAATTGGATCTAATATACTTATAATCAattgatatatttgaatttgaaatttgtCCTATAATACCACCAACATgtgatattatattaatattattaatattattctaaatttaaattttttatttctttaatttacttggagtaattttattatattatttattccaattatatttgataCTAATTTCGTCAAATTCaacattaatttcaatgataatattattatttcattattctaatattccattacggtgcttggtcaaacaGTAACTAATCCCCTGTAAGGGGTAACTAATCCCGTAAGGGATTCTATATAAGTAACTAAGTACCCCCGGAGGGGATAAATAACCAACTAACTACCCTAAGGATTATAACTACTCCCCCAATAACTAACGACAtaactactcctaataactaactactccctgtaaaggtatataactaaccaACTAACTACACCCCTAATAACTAAGTACCCCCGTAgggatataactaactatataactactcccctaataactaactactcccCTTTGGGactaaataactataaaataacatgATGTAATAtaagtttatttaataataataaaatcccattatttatcattaattcctaaaaaacaaattaatcactcaataatcaaattaaacaaataaaattaaataattaagaataaataattacttTGCATTGATTATTAtgaaatgtaaaattaattaataatgataatgataatatgattatattttcattattctaatgaattattaaagaatttaataaattactgtaatttttaatatatt encodes:
- a CDS encoding Theileria-specific hypothetical protein, putative (Putative signal peptide present), coding for MKLPFLLNSVSRCVSLKEVESVFSRFLKVLPTLDGNTTSHCLNILAKKEINQPKFLWLKTAEILTESEDKSNPNSILSKFQVKDVCIILNAFAKVNFLNLKLIESGTSIIIRQIRNIHTRDLCNVIHSLGKLNQVSTLSRVINKLFTGKNNIKDMNSVLKVIKNCNEKDFSMLLRVLMLNSETLGLDSITRKLLDSLTNKYEILSDQTIAILSNSVAQYGRDENGTLSVLAPIITLRLRKGCFTPQCIAQISNGCAKLNFRDFELFSALSQRVLMNVHEFPPRSLANILNAFSKLNIFNNQLFTSLIPQFESNLNLMTPQCIGNTINAYSKFSLQLNINLLVSFFNKMVLEMINFNSFDSFIGQNYANIFSGITKVYIEYIKSINTNNSIESSSTGNSNTGTTSEVNSNIGTIGIDTSLVDNTSMDTSVIDNTGIDTSSSDLTSTKNSNMNYIEYEQNITSEYLRKLLILLFRKMYESILEKFDEFNHLDVLMIFNSMARFQIYDKILIEKLLEKLKIFMEKYKIFELNNIVNSCSKFITKDLKTFPDSNTTLIQYNFKNTINNLNNNIINSNIINSNIINSNKIINSNKIFKNIIDLKNVGIIFGISNDIFITDVINEVLILDYYKLFLDHLIIKLQENRLRE